In Ignavibacteriales bacterium, the following are encoded in one genomic region:
- a CDS encoding saccharopine dehydrogenase NADP-binding domain-containing protein, producing the protein MKKVLVLGAGLVSKPGVQYLLKQKDIEVTVASRTVSKAEKLIKGFPNGKAVEVNVENQDDLAKVVKDCDIAISLLPWIHHLKVADFCIEYGKHMVTTSYVSEGMKKLDEPAKQKGLLFLNELGVDPGIDHMSAMKIIDEVYAEGGKVLHFYSYCGGLPAPENNDNPFGYKFSWSPRGVVLASRNSSKFLENGEIVNIEGKNLFLNFKVEEIEGLGKFEVYPNRDSTPYKEIYGLKDALTVKRGTYRNIGWCETFKKIVDLDLVDETPREELKDVTFKQMMAKIVGCKETDDVKAKVAEKINLPVDHHVLGRLEWLGLFSDDKVSKINNRLDILSDRLQEKLVFKEGEKDLLILRHRFIVENKDKTKDMITSTLIDFGIPFGDSSMARTVSLPMAIGTKLLAEGKIKASGVHIPNTKDLYEPILTELETLNIKMDEKRWRI; encoded by the coding sequence ATGAAAAAGGTACTTGTACTCGGTGCTGGCTTGGTTAGCAAACCAGGTGTTCAGTATTTATTAAAACAAAAAGATATTGAAGTTACTGTGGCTTCCAGAACTGTTAGTAAAGCAGAAAAATTAATAAAAGGATTTCCAAACGGAAAAGCTGTTGAAGTAAATGTGGAAAACCAAGATGACTTAGCAAAGGTAGTTAAAGACTGTGACATAGCTATAAGTCTGTTACCATGGATTCATCATTTAAAAGTTGCTGACTTTTGTATTGAATACGGTAAACATATGGTAACTACTTCCTATGTAAGCGAAGGAATGAAAAAGTTGGATGAACCGGCTAAACAAAAAGGATTATTGTTCTTAAACGAACTTGGCGTTGATCCAGGAATTGATCATATGTCGGCAATGAAAATTATTGATGAAGTATATGCTGAAGGTGGAAAAGTGCTCCACTTCTATTCATATTGTGGTGGTTTGCCCGCACCGGAGAATAATGATAATCCATTTGGTTATAAATTTTCCTGGAGTCCAAGAGGTGTGGTTCTTGCTTCCCGCAACTCATCTAAGTTTTTGGAGAATGGTGAAATTGTTAATATCGAAGGGAAAAATTTATTTCTGAACTTTAAGGTTGAAGAGATTGAAGGACTTGGAAAATTTGAAGTTTATCCAAATAGAGATTCTACCCCATACAAAGAAATCTATGGTTTGAAAGATGCACTTACTGTTAAACGAGGTACTTACAGAAACATTGGATGGTGCGAAACATTTAAGAAGATTGTGGATTTAGATTTAGTAGATGAAACTCCACGCGAGGAATTAAAAGATGTAACCTTCAAACAAATGATGGCTAAAATTGTTGGCTGTAAAGAAACAGATGATGTAAAAGCTAAGGTGGCAGAAAAAATTAATTTGCCTGTTGATCATCATGTTCTTGGCAGGCTGGAATGGCTTGGTTTATTCTCTGATGATAAAGTTTCTAAAATAAATAACAGGTTAGATATACTCAGTGATCGACTCCAGGAAAAACTTGTTTTTAAGGAAGGTGAGAAAGATTTGTTAATTCTGCGTCATCGTTTTATTGTTGAAAACAAAGATAAAACAAAAGATATGATCACTTCCACATTAATTGATTTCGGAATTCCTTTCGGTGATTCATCTATGGCAAGAACAGTTAGCTTGCCAATGGCTATTGGAACAAAGCTTCTTGCGGAAGGCAAAATTAAAGCAAGTGGAGTTCATATTCCTAATACTAAAGATCTGTACGAACCAATCCTGACTGAATTGGAAACATTGAACATTAAAATGGATGAAAAACGGTGGAGAATCTAA
- the rsmI gene encoding 16S rRNA (cytidine(1402)-2'-O)-methyltransferase: MSRNKDLELVGSKSPSLGGGFRGRLFIVSTPIGNLKDITLRALEVLRDVDFVICEDTRVTGVLLNHYEIKKELISFNAHSESSKINFVLERIRNGKSCALVSDAGTPGISDPGVRLVNAAIKEEIPVEPIPGVSAVITALSIAGLPTDSFIFEGFIPQKKGRQKILKQLAEEDRTIVLYESTYRIEKLLNELNEFMPERFVVVARELTKKFEEVWRGDAAQLVEEVKSKTIKGEFVVIIAPKNWKEQIV, translated from the coding sequence ATGTCAAGAAACAAAGATTTAGAATTAGTTGGATCAAAGTCCCCCTCTTTGGGAGGGGGATTTAGGGGGAGGCTATTTATCGTCAGCACTCCGATTGGTAATTTAAAAGATATAACACTCCGCGCGTTGGAAGTTCTACGAGATGTAGATTTTGTTATTTGCGAAGATACAAGAGTAACCGGAGTATTGCTTAACCATTATGAAATTAAAAAAGAATTGATCTCATTCAATGCTCACAGCGAATCTTCTAAAATAAATTTTGTGTTGGAACGAATAAGAAATGGAAAATCCTGCGCATTGGTTTCTGATGCTGGTACACCTGGGATCTCTGATCCAGGAGTACGATTGGTTAATGCTGCAATTAAGGAAGAAATACCGGTTGAACCAATTCCCGGAGTTTCTGCTGTTATTACTGCTTTAAGCATTGCCGGACTTCCAACGGATTCATTCATCTTCGAAGGATTTATTCCCCAGAAAAAAGGAAGGCAGAAAATATTAAAGCAGCTTGCTGAGGAAGATAGAACAATTGTTTTGTACGAATCAACTTACAGGATTGAAAAGCTCCTGAATGAATTAAACGAATTTATGCCTGAGAGATTTGTTGTTGTTGCACGAGAACTTACTAAAAAATTTGAAGAAGTCTGGCGGGGTGATGCAGCCCAATTGGTTGAAGAAGTAAAATCAAAAACAATAAAAGGCGAGTTTGTGGTTATTATCGCTCCGAAAAATTGGAAAGAACAGATTGTTTAA